One genomic window of Monodelphis domestica isolate mMonDom1 chromosome 1, mMonDom1.pri, whole genome shotgun sequence includes the following:
- the YTHDF1 gene encoding YTH domain-containing family protein 1 isoform X1, whose protein sequence is MSATSVDPQRTKGQDNKVQNGSLHQKDTVHDNDFEPYLSGQSNQYFQVYQAISLLQLFENNSYPSMTDPYLSSYYPPSIGFPYSLSEAPWSTGGDPPIPYLTTYGQLSNGDHHFMHDAVFGQPGGLGNNIYQHRFNFFPENPAFSAWGTSGSQGQQTQSSAYGSSYSYPPSSLGGTIVDGQTGFHNDTLNKAPGMNSIEQGMVGLKIGGDVTTSAVKTVGSVNSAVMTGALSGNGGSNVNLPVSKPTSWAAIASKPAKPQPKMKTKSGPIIGGALPPPPIKHNMDIGTWDNKGPVNKAPAPQQIPSPQSLPQSQQQIVQPIPTQPPPLAQTQYQNPQQPPPNRWVAPRNRNAAFGQSGGTSSDSNSTGNAQTNSVPSGESHPVLEKLKAAHSYNPKEFDWNLKNGRVFIIKSYSEDDIHRSIKYSIWCSTEHGNKRLDSAFRSLNSKGPVYLLFSVNGSGHFCGVAEMKSPVDYGTSAGVWSQDKWKGKFDVKWIFVKDVPNNQLRHIRLENNDNKPVTNSRDTQEVPLEKAKQVLKIISTYKHTTSIFDDFSHYEKRQEEEEVVRKERQNRNKQ, encoded by the exons AGAACAAAAGGACAAGATAATAAAG TACAAAATGGTTCGTTGCATCAAAAGGATACAGTACATGACAATGACTTTGAACCCTACCTTTCTGGACAGTCAAATCAG tactttcaGGTTTACCAAGCCATCTCCTTACTACAACTCTTTGAG AATAATAGCTATCCCTCAATGACTGATCCCTACCTTTCCAGTTACTATCCACCATCTATTGGATTTCCTTACTCACTCAGTGAAGCACCATGGTCTACTGGTGGTGATCCACCTATTCCATATCTCACCACTTATGGACAGCTTAGTAATGGAGATCATCATTTCATGCATGATGCTGTTTTTGGACAACCTGGGGGTCTGGGAAACAATATCTATCAACACAggtttaattttttcccagaaAACCCTGCATTTTCAGCATGGGGAACAAGTGGATCCCAAGGACAACAGACTCAAAGTTCAGCTTATGGAAGCAGTTATAGCTACCCACCCAGTTCTTTGGGTGGTACTATTGTTGATGGACAGACAGGATTTCATAATGACACTTTAAATAAAGCACCTGGAATGAATAGCATTGAGCAGGGAATGGTTGGACTTAAGATTGGTGGAGATGTGACAACATCTGCAGTTAAAACAGTAGGATCTGTTAACAGTGCTGTAATGACTGGTGCTCTTTCTGGTAATGGTGGATCAAATGTAAACTTACCAGTTTCAAAACCAACATCTTGGGCTGCCATTGCTAGCAAACCTGCAAAACCACAacctaaaatgaaaacaaaaagtggACCTATAATTGGAGGTGCTTTACCTCCACCACCTATAAAACATAATATGGACATTGGTACTTGGGATAATAAGGGGCCTGTGAACAAAGCTCCTGCTCCCCAACAGATTCCATCACCTCAGTCTCTCCCACAGTCACAACAGCAGATTGTTCAGCCTATTCCAACTCAGCCTCCTCCTTTGGCCCAGACACAATATCAGAACCCTCAACAACCACCCCCAAACCGCTGGGTAGCCCCTCGAAATCGAAATGCAGCTTTTGGACAAAGTGGAGGAACTAGTAGCGATAGCAATTCTACTGGAAATGCCCAAACTAATTCTGTTCCAAGTGGAGAATCACACCCTGTCCTTGAAAAACTGAAAGCAGCCCATAGTTATAATCCTAAAGAATTTGATTGGAACCTTAAAAATGGACGTGTGTTCATAATAAAGAGCTATTCTGAGGATGATATTCATCGTTCCATTAAATACTCCATTTGGTGTAGCACAGAACATGGAAACAAACGTTTGGACAGTGCTTTCCGTTCTCTGAACAGTAAGGGTCCTGTCTATTTGCTCTTCAGTGTCAATGGTAGTGGACATTTTTGTGGAGTGGCAGAGATGAAGTCACCTGTGGACTATGGCACTAGTGCTGGTGTCTGGTCTCAGGACAAATGGAAGGGGAAATTTGATGTCAAGTGGATCTTTGTCAAGGATGTGCCCAACAACCAACTTCGACACATCAGACTGGAGAATAATGACAACAAACCAGTAACAAACTCCCGTGACACACAGGAGGTACCCTTAGAAAAAGCCAAACAAGTGCTTAAAATTATTTCCACTTACAAGCACACAACCTCCATCTTTGATGACTTTTCTCATTATGAAAAGcgccaagaagaagaagaagtagtaCGCAAG gaaCGGCAGAATCGGAACAAACAATAA
- the YTHDF1 gene encoding YTH domain-containing family protein 1 isoform X2 yields MSATSVDPQRTKGQDNKVQNGSLHQKDTVHDNDFEPYLSGQSNQNNSYPSMTDPYLSSYYPPSIGFPYSLSEAPWSTGGDPPIPYLTTYGQLSNGDHHFMHDAVFGQPGGLGNNIYQHRFNFFPENPAFSAWGTSGSQGQQTQSSAYGSSYSYPPSSLGGTIVDGQTGFHNDTLNKAPGMNSIEQGMVGLKIGGDVTTSAVKTVGSVNSAVMTGALSGNGGSNVNLPVSKPTSWAAIASKPAKPQPKMKTKSGPIIGGALPPPPIKHNMDIGTWDNKGPVNKAPAPQQIPSPQSLPQSQQQIVQPIPTQPPPLAQTQYQNPQQPPPNRWVAPRNRNAAFGQSGGTSSDSNSTGNAQTNSVPSGESHPVLEKLKAAHSYNPKEFDWNLKNGRVFIIKSYSEDDIHRSIKYSIWCSTEHGNKRLDSAFRSLNSKGPVYLLFSVNGSGHFCGVAEMKSPVDYGTSAGVWSQDKWKGKFDVKWIFVKDVPNNQLRHIRLENNDNKPVTNSRDTQEVPLEKAKQVLKIISTYKHTTSIFDDFSHYEKRQEEEEVVRKERQNRNKQ; encoded by the exons AGAACAAAAGGACAAGATAATAAAG TACAAAATGGTTCGTTGCATCAAAAGGATACAGTACATGACAATGACTTTGAACCCTACCTTTCTGGACAGTCAAATCAG AATAATAGCTATCCCTCAATGACTGATCCCTACCTTTCCAGTTACTATCCACCATCTATTGGATTTCCTTACTCACTCAGTGAAGCACCATGGTCTACTGGTGGTGATCCACCTATTCCATATCTCACCACTTATGGACAGCTTAGTAATGGAGATCATCATTTCATGCATGATGCTGTTTTTGGACAACCTGGGGGTCTGGGAAACAATATCTATCAACACAggtttaattttttcccagaaAACCCTGCATTTTCAGCATGGGGAACAAGTGGATCCCAAGGACAACAGACTCAAAGTTCAGCTTATGGAAGCAGTTATAGCTACCCACCCAGTTCTTTGGGTGGTACTATTGTTGATGGACAGACAGGATTTCATAATGACACTTTAAATAAAGCACCTGGAATGAATAGCATTGAGCAGGGAATGGTTGGACTTAAGATTGGTGGAGATGTGACAACATCTGCAGTTAAAACAGTAGGATCTGTTAACAGTGCTGTAATGACTGGTGCTCTTTCTGGTAATGGTGGATCAAATGTAAACTTACCAGTTTCAAAACCAACATCTTGGGCTGCCATTGCTAGCAAACCTGCAAAACCACAacctaaaatgaaaacaaaaagtggACCTATAATTGGAGGTGCTTTACCTCCACCACCTATAAAACATAATATGGACATTGGTACTTGGGATAATAAGGGGCCTGTGAACAAAGCTCCTGCTCCCCAACAGATTCCATCACCTCAGTCTCTCCCACAGTCACAACAGCAGATTGTTCAGCCTATTCCAACTCAGCCTCCTCCTTTGGCCCAGACACAATATCAGAACCCTCAACAACCACCCCCAAACCGCTGGGTAGCCCCTCGAAATCGAAATGCAGCTTTTGGACAAAGTGGAGGAACTAGTAGCGATAGCAATTCTACTGGAAATGCCCAAACTAATTCTGTTCCAAGTGGAGAATCACACCCTGTCCTTGAAAAACTGAAAGCAGCCCATAGTTATAATCCTAAAGAATTTGATTGGAACCTTAAAAATGGACGTGTGTTCATAATAAAGAGCTATTCTGAGGATGATATTCATCGTTCCATTAAATACTCCATTTGGTGTAGCACAGAACATGGAAACAAACGTTTGGACAGTGCTTTCCGTTCTCTGAACAGTAAGGGTCCTGTCTATTTGCTCTTCAGTGTCAATGGTAGTGGACATTTTTGTGGAGTGGCAGAGATGAAGTCACCTGTGGACTATGGCACTAGTGCTGGTGTCTGGTCTCAGGACAAATGGAAGGGGAAATTTGATGTCAAGTGGATCTTTGTCAAGGATGTGCCCAACAACCAACTTCGACACATCAGACTGGAGAATAATGACAACAAACCAGTAACAAACTCCCGTGACACACAGGAGGTACCCTTAGAAAAAGCCAAACAAGTGCTTAAAATTATTTCCACTTACAAGCACACAACCTCCATCTTTGATGACTTTTCTCATTATGAAAAGcgccaagaagaagaagaagtagtaCGCAAG gaaCGGCAGAATCGGAACAAACAATAA